The genomic DNA GGTTGGAGTGCTTGGCCAGCATCTCCTCCAGCTGCGCGCGCATCCGGAAGATCTCGTTGGCCTGGATCTCCAGGTCCGACACCTGGCCGCGGCCGGTCTCGGTGTACGGCTGGTGGATCAGCACGCGGGCGTTCGGCAGCGCCATCCGCTTGCCCGGGGTGCCGGCGGCCAGGATGACCGCGGCGGCCGAGGCGGCCTGGCCCATGCAGACCGTCTGGATGTCGGGCTTGACGAACTGCATGGTGTCGTAGATCGCGGTCAGCGCGGTGAACGAGCCGCCCGGGGAGTTGATGTAGAGCGAGATGTCGCGGTCCGGGTCCATCGACTCCAGGCAGATCAGCTGCGCCATGATGTCGTTCGCCGAGACGTCGTCCACCTGCGAGCCGAGGAAGATGATGCGCTCCTCGAACAGCTTGGCGTACGGGTCGTACTCGCGGATGCCCTGCGAGGTGCGCTCGACGAAGCGCGGCACGATGTAGCGGCCCTCGGCGCGCATGTCCTCCAGGCGCGCCTTGGCACCGGACAGGCTGGGGATGTTCATGTTCTGTGGTCCTCCGAAGCGTGCGGTCTGTGGTCTGCTGCCTGCGTCAGCCCGCGAGGCCGGCGCCGGTGCCGCCGCCGCCGGGGACGTCCGCCGCGCTGTGCATGATGTCGTCGATCAGACCGTAGGCCTTGGCCTCCTCCGGCGTGAACCAGCGGTCACGGTCGGAGTCGGCGGTGATCTGGTCGAAGGACTGGCCGCTGTGCTGGGCGATCAGCTCGGACATCCGCTTCTTGGTGCGGAGCAGCTGCTCGGCCTGGATCTTGATGTCGGTGGCCGAACCGCCGAGGCCGGCGGAGGGCTGGTGCATCAGGATGTTGGCGTTCGGCAGCGAGAAGCGCTTGCCCTTGGCGCCCGCGGTCAGCAGGAACTGACCCATCGAGGCGGCCATGCCCATCGCGATGGTGACCACGTCGTTCTTGATGTACTGCATGGTGTCGTAGATCGCCATGCCCGCGGAGATGGAGCCGCCCGGGGAGTTGATGTAGAGGTAGATGTCCTTCTCCGGGTCCGCGGCCAGGAGGAGGAGCTGGGCGGTGATCTTGTTGGCGATGTCGTCGTCGACCTGCTGGCCGAGGAAGATGATGCGCTCGTTGAGCAGCCGGTTGTAGACCTGGTCGCCCAGGCCGCCGAGCACGTCGCCGGCGGCGGCGTGCGGCGCCATCAGGCCAGGCATCTGCATCTGCGGGAACGTCACTTAGCCACCTGCTCAGTCGATCTGCTTGTGTGTCGCTGTCTATGGACCCTAACGCGCAGGCCCGGTCCCGGAATCCCTCACGCAGACCTGTTCGCTGTGAGCGCAGGGTGAGGGCCGGACAACGCAGTGGGCCCGGACACCAGGAGGTGTCCGGGCCCACGGCCGGATGTCACGGCGAGGCTCAGGCCTCGGTGGTCTCCTCGGCGGCGGCAGCCTCCTCGGTGGAAGCCTCCACCGCGGTCTCGGTCTCGTCCTCGTCGTCCTCGAAGGTGACGACCTCACCGTTGGTGTCGGTGACCTTGGCGGACTCGACCACGGCGGCCAGCGCCTTGCCGCGGGCGACCTCGCCGACCAGCAGCGGAACCTGGCCGCCCTGGACGACCTGCTGCGCGAACTGGTCCGGGGTGAGGCCCGAGCCGGCGGCACGGCGGATGAGGTGCTCGGTGAGCTCCTCCTGGTTCACGCCCAGCTCCAGCTTGGCGACGATCGAGTCCAGGACGAACTGGGTCTTGATGCCCTTCTTCGCCTGCTCCTCGGTCTCCGCGTCGTAGGCCTCGCGGGTCTTGTCCTGGGAGGCCAGGTAGGTGTCGAGGGTCAGGCCCATCGGCTCCAGCTGGTGGTGCTCCAGGTTGTGCTTGCGGGTCTCGACCTCGTCCTTGAGGAGCTTCTCCGGGTAGTCCATCTCGACCCGGGTCAGCAGCTCGTCGAGGACCTTCTCCTGGGCCTGGGTGGCCTGGTCGAACTCCTTCATGCGCTCGAGGCGCTTGCGGGAGTCGCCGCGGAGCTCCTCCAGGGTGTCGAACTCGCTCGCCAGCTGGGCGAACTCGTCGTCGAGCTCGGGGAGCTCCTTCTCCTGGACGGTGGTCACGGTGACGGTGACCTCGGAGCTCTTGCCGGCCTGGGTGCCGCCCTTGAGCTCGGTGGTGAAGGTCGCGGACTCGCCGGCGGACAGGCCGACCACGGCCTCGTCGATGCCCTCGAGCAGGCGGCCGGAGCCGATCTCGTAGCTCACGCCGGTGGCGGTGCCGTCCTCCGGCACCTCGCCGTCGACCTTGGCCTCCAGGTCGACGACCACGACGTCGCCCTCGGCGGCGGCGCGCTCGACGTCCTTCACGGAGGAGAAGCGCTCGCGGAGCTGCTGCAGCGACTTCTCGACGTCCTCGTCGGAGACCTCGATCGGGTCGACGACGACCTCGATCTCGGAGAACTCCGGCAGGGTGATCTCCGGGCGGACGTCGACCTCGGCGGTGAACTTGAGGTCACCGCCGTCGACCAGGGTCTCGACACCCTCGATGTTGGTGATGTCCGGCTGGCCCAGGACGTCGATCTTGCCCTCGTCGACGGCCTGCGTGTAGAAGCGCGGCAGCGCGTCGTTGACGGCCTCCTCCAGCACGGCACCGCGGCCGAACCGCTGGTCGATCACGCGGTTCGGGATCTTGCCCTTGCGGAAACCCGGGACGGTGACCTGCTGGTTGATCTTCTGATACGCCGCGTCGAGGCTGGGCTTCAGCTCCTCGAAGGGCACCTCGACGGTGAGTCGAACCCGGGTCGGGTTCAGAGTCTCGACGGCGCTCTTCACGGTGGGGTCTCCTATGGGGCTTGCGGTCAGGGCGATAGGCGGTTGGAGCTGCGATGGGAATTTCGGCTTCCGTACTACCGCCAACGCCCCATCCTACCGGTACCACGAAAGCCGCTGTGTACCCCACGGGCACCAGGGGGCGCACCCGCCCGACGGCCGGTACGACAACAGGGCCCCGCCCGCCGGACGAGACCCTGCCGCACTGTCGGGGTGACCGGATTCGAACCGACGGCCTTCCGCTCCCAAAGCGGACGCGCTACCAACCTGCGCCACACCCCGTGGTGCCGAGAGGAAGAGTACACGTCGGCCGTCCACCGCCCGTGGTCATATCGGCGCCCGCACGAGCGAAAGCGGTGTGCATTCCACCGACCCGACCAGGTACGCTAGCGACGTCCTCGTGACCGCCTCGGCGGCCCGGGGGCGAGCTGTGCCGCCGACGGCGGCCATGCGGGTGTAGCTCAATGGTAGAGCCCCAGTCTTCCAAACTGGTCACGCGAGTTCGATTCTCGTCACCCGCTCCGCGCAGAACGGCCCCGGCTGCCCCAGGCAGCCGGGGCCGTTGCCGTTCCCGCTGGTCCGGCCGGGTGCGCCCACGGCCCCGGGCACCCCTCGCGGGGCGGCCGGGGCCGTGTGTGGTGACTGCGCCGTCTACCGCAGGGGTCAGACGCTGACGCCGTGCGCCGCCAGGTAGGCGACCGGGTCGATGTCCGAGCCGTAGCTCGGGGTGCTGCGGATCTCGAAGTGCAGGTGCGGGCCGGTCACGTTGCCGGTGGCACCGGACAGGCCGATCTGCTGACCGGCGGAGACGCTCTGGCCGGCCGAGACCGAGATGGACGACAGGTGGGCGTACTGGGCGTACTTGCCGTCGGCCAGCTTGATGATGACCTCGTTGCCGTAGGCGCCGCCGTTGCCGGCGGAGACCACGGTGCCGGCGGCGACGGCCTTCAGGCTGGTGCCGGTGGAGACCGGGAAGTCGATGCCGGTGTGGTAGCCGCTGGACCAGTTGGAGCCGGCCGCGTGCCACGCGGTGGTGTGGTGCACGGAGACCGGGGCGACGTAGCCGGAGGCGTTGGAGGACGCCGCGGCGGAGGACGCCGGGGTCGACGAGCCGGTGGCGGCCTTCGGGGTGGCCTTCTTCGCGGTCGAGGTGGTGGTCGACTGCTGGGTCTGCTTCGGCGCGGACTGCTGCTTGGGAGCGGTCTGCTGCTTCGGCTGCTCGGCCGGGGCGGCGGCCGGAGCGGCCGCGGCGGCACCGCCGACGGTCAGCTTCTGGCCCGGGTAGATCAGGTTCGGGTTGGAGCCGATGACCGAGTGGTTGTCCTGGTAGAGCTTCTCCCAGCCGCCGTCGACGTGCTGGGCGGAAGCGATCTTGGACAGGGTGTCGCCGGCGACGACCGAGTAGTCGTGCGACGCGGCGGCGGCCGGAGCGGTGTCGGCGGCCGGGGTGGCGGCGACGGCCGGGGTCTCGGCGGCGGCGGCGGCCGGGGCGCGGTGGCCCTCGTGGGCGTGGCCGGTACCGTGCGCGCTGGCGGCGGTGACCGGGAGGCCGACCGCGGCACCGGCGACACCGGTGGCGATGGCGATGCGGACGATGGTCTTCAGGCGGGGCTTGCGGTGCTTGCCGTTCGCGGACATGAAGAATTCCTCTCCGACGCCTACGAGGTGAGCTGTCGGGTTCGGACGAGAGTTGCCCGGCCGCGCTAGGCACGGCTTCACCCCGAGCCGTCCCCGGTGTTCCGGGTACGGCGACTTACCTGTGGGTCCCCCGCTCCTGCCGAGAACGGTTATCTGGTCGGCACCGGGCAGCGGCAGGACTAGGCGTTCCACCCGGTGGCCCACCCGGACGATCCGCCCGGGCTGCGGTGAAGCAAAGCCGACGCCGGGCACCCGTGGCAAGCGTCGGCCCCGCCGGGACGGAGGTCCCGACGGGGCTGACGGACCGGCAGGTCACCACCCGCGCACACGGCCCGACCGAGCGCTTACGGGATCATGACCCTACGTACACCAACCATTAACGCAGCGGCATATTCGGCACCGTTCGGACGCGATCACTCACCCCCGGTCACCGCACGGGTGACGCTGCTCACCCCGCGATCGAGGAGATGGCCTTGGCGAGCGAGTTCAGGAAGTCCTGGATCGGCTGCGCCGCGGTGGACTGGCTCACCATGAAGCCGAACAGGGCGGCGACGATGGCATGGCTGGTCTTCAACTGCTTGTTGCGGATGAAGATCACCATGATGATGCCGAACAGGACCAGGGCGGAGACGGAGAAGGCCACGCCGGACTCACTTCCTCGATTCATGGCGGGGGTTCGTGAGGCGGAAACCGGCCCCTACCCCCCGTGTCCCCACCAGTCCATCCGGACTCAGTGTGGTCGCTCGTGCGGACTCCGTAAAGGACTTGCCGGGCAACCGGTCGGAAGATCCTGCCATCTGAGACCGGTTTCCGCCGTCCGAGACGATAGCGGAAGGCATATGACGGGCCGTCGACGGCCGGTTGCCGTCACCGGGACGGGAGAGAAAAGGGCAGGCCGACCGCACCGGAGCGGGTACGTCCGAAGCGCCGTCAGGTTTGGCCGAAGATCACCACCCGCTCTTGACACCGGGTCGCCCACGGGCCACGGGCCGGCCGCCGGACCGCTACTGGCGCCAGATCAGCAGGACGGCGCGGTCGTCGTTGACGTCCTTGGCGACGGTGTCGATCAGCCGGGTCGCCGCGCCGCCGCGGGCCGACTCGGTCTGGGCGGCCGCCGCGACCAGCCGGTCGGACTCCCCCATCAGCCGGTCCATGCCCTCGGTGAGATCGCGCCCGGGCAGCTCCACCATGCCGTCGGTGCACAGCAGCAGCAGGTCGCCCGGCCCGAGCCGGCCGCGCACGCCCTCGAACTTGGCGCCGTCGTAGACCCCGAGCAGCGGGCCCTCGGCCTCCTTGACCTCCCATCGGCCCGCCCCGGCCAGCCGGTGCATGCCCGGCAGGTGGCCGGCCGAGAGCAGCTCGTACTCGCCGGTGTCCAGGTCGAGCACCAGGTGGACGGCGGTGGCGAAGCCCTCGTCCCAGTCCTGGCGGAGCAGGTAGCCGTTGGCGGCGGGCAGGAAGTCGTGCGCGGGGAGCGAGCCGAGCAGGCCGCCGAAGGCGCCGGAGAGCAGCAGCGCCCGGGAGCCGGCGTCCATGCCCTTGCCGGAGACGTCGGCGAGCACCGCCTCCAGCACCCGGCGGCCGCTGCCGGTGCGGGTGGCGACCACGAAGTCGCCCGAGAAGGACTGGCCGCCGGCCGGGCGCAGCGCCATGTCGGCGTGCCAGCCCGCGGGCAGGTCGGGGACGCGGCTCTGCACCCGGATCCGCTCGCGCAGGTCGAAGAGCATGGTGGAGCCGCCGCGCCAGGGCACGCCGACCCGGCGGCGGAACTGGGCGACCAGGAGTCCGGCGATGCCGACCGCGCCGACCACCAGGGCGGCGCCGGGGGTGACCCCGTAGACGTACGACTCGGGGCGTTCGCTGGCGACCTTCTCGCCGGTGTGGATCAGCGACTCGGCGATCAGCCCGAACGCGGCGGCCGCGTAGAGCAGCACCAGGGTGCCGGGGCGCAGCAGCAGGGCTCCGGCCAGGACCGGCAGCACCAGGGCGGTGGGCGGGCACCAGTCCGGGAAGAGCACGTTGGCCAGGACCAGCAGCGGGACGGCGAGGGCCAGCGCGGTGAAGGCGAGCCAGTCGGCGCCGTCGCCGCGGAAGTAGTCCACGCCGGTCCGGCGCAGGCGGACACGGACCCGGTAGAGCTTCGCGCGCCACCGGGCCGTCACGGGCTCCCGCGCCGCTCTGCCGGCCGGGCCCGTCGCAGTCGTCCGGGGCGTGTCGCCCTGCGTGCTGCCGGCCATGGGGTCCGACCTTATCCACCGGGGCGGGTGCCGTCGACGGGGTGGGCGGGGTCGGCGGCGATGTTCCGGGAGCTGTTCAGCGGGTTTCAGCCGACTGAGGGGGGTTCTGGTGATAGCTGTGGCGTATGACATCTCACCACCCCGACCTGTCCGTGCGCCCGCTCGCCGCCGAGGAGTGGGACGGCTGGTTCCGTGTGCTGGAGCTGGCCTTCGGCGGTTCCGAGGAGGAGCCGCAGCAGCGGGAGCTGTGGCGCGAACTGACCGAGGTCGACCGCGCGCTGGTGGTCTGCGACGGCGACCGGCCGGTCGGCGGTTGCAGTGCGTACAGCTTCCGGATGGCGGTGCCGGGCGGCGCGGTGCTGCCGGTCGCCGGCGTGACCATGGTGGGGGTGCTGCCCACCCACCGCCGGCGCGGGGCGCTGACCGCGCTGATGCGGCGCCAGCTGGACGACGTCCGGGGCCGGGGCGAGGCGCTGGCGGTGCTGACCGCGTCCGAGCCGCCGATCTACGGCCGGTTCGGGTACGGGCACGCCACCAGCCGGCTCGGCTTCACCCTGCCGCGCGGCCGGGTGGCGGTGCACCAGCCGGCCGGCCCCGAGGTGCGGCTGCGGCTGGCCGACCCGCGCGAGGCGCTGCCCGCGTGCGAGGAGCTGTACGCCGGCCTGGTGCCGCTGCGGCCCGGCATGCTGGAGCGGCGGCCCGGCTGGGAGGCGCTCGCGGTGCTGGACGCGCCGGGCGGGCGCGGCGGCCACTCGCCGCAGATGTGCGTGCTGGCCGAGGACCCGGCGGGCGGCCGGCTGCTGGGGTACGCCCGCTACGCGATCCGCCCGGATTCCGACGACGCCGGTCCGGCCGGGGTGGTCCGGGTGGACGACGTGGAGGCGACGCACCCGGCGGTGTACGCCCGGCTCTGGGCCTACCTGCTGGACCTGGACCTCACCTCCACGGTGACCGTCCGCACCCGACCGGTGGACGACCCGCTGGTGCACCTGGTCTCCGACCCGCGCCGGATCGTGCCCAAGCAGCGCGACGGCCTGTTCGTGCGGCTGGTGGAGGTGGCCGCGGCGCTGGAGCAGCGCGGCTACGCGACGCCGCTGGACGTGGTGCTGGAGGTGACCGACGGCTTCTGCCCGTGGAACGCCGGCCGTTGGCGGCTGAGCAGCGCGGGTCCGGGTGCCGGGGCGAGCTGCGTGTGGACCGATTCGGCGGCCGATCTGCGGCTGGACGTCCGCGAGTTGGGGGCCGCCTACCTGGGCGGGAGCACGCTCGCGGCGCTGGCCCGGGCGGGTCTGGTGGAGGAGGTGCGCGAGGGGGCGCTGGCGGAGGCGTCGCGGGCCTTCGCCTCGGACGTGGCGCCCTGGCTGCCGCACGGGTTCTGAGCCGGGCTCGACTCCCGTGCGGCAGCGGGTGGTTGGAGGGGCGGTGCGGGATCAGCCCTGCGGGTGGTGGGCCGGGATCGGCGGGAGCTCGCCGGTGGTCTCGTACTCGGAGAGCATCTCGATCCGGCGGGTGTGCCGCGGCTCGCCGCTGTACGGGGTGTTGAGGAAGATCTCGACGAACTTGGTGGCCTCCTCGACGGTGTGCATCCGGCCGCCGATCGAGATCACGTTGGCGTTGTTGTGCTCCCGGCCGAGCGAGGCGGTCTGCTCGCTCCACGCCAGGGCGGCACGGACGCCCTTCACCTTGTTCGCCGCGATCGCCTCGCCGTTGCCGGAGCCGCCGATCACGATGCCCAGGGCCTCGGGGTCGGCGGCCGTCCGCTCGGCGGCGCGGAGGCAGAACGGCGGGTAGTCGTCCTCGGCGTCGTAGATGTGCGGGCCGCAGTCGACCGGCTCGTGACCGGCGCCCTTCAGCCACTCGGCGAGGTGGTTCTTCAGTTCGTATCCGGCATGGTCGGAGCCCAGGTAGACGCGCATGCGACGAGTATCGCAGGCGGCAGTGCCGACGGGGCCGCGGGAACCGCGCGCGGCACGACGGTGGGACATCCACCGTGCCACTTCGCGCAGTTCGCCGCGGCCCGGCCGGGTCAGCGCCGCGCGGCGAGCTTCCAGACGCCGGGCAGCAGGGCCGTCGCCACGGCCACCTTGAGCGCGTCGCCGACCAGGTACGGGTACAGGCCGAGGTCGGCCGCCTTGGCGAGCGGGACGTGCAGGGCGACGGCCAGGTAGGGGACGCCGACCGCGTAGATCGCCAGGTTGCCGAGCACCATCGCGGCGGCCGTCCGCAGCGGGCTGCGGTCCGCACCGCGGCGGGCGAGCGCGCCGGTGAGGCCGGCGGCGAGGACGAAGCCGATCACGTAGCCGAGGCTCGGCATCGCCCAGCCCGAGCTCGCCCCGGCGAACCACGGCAGGCCCGCCATGCCGGCCAGCAGGTAGAGGCCGAGCGCGGCGACGCCGCGGCGGGCGCCGAGCGCGGTGCCGACCAGCAGCGCCGCGAAGGTCTGGCCGGTGACCGGCACCGGCGAGCCGGGGACCGGCACGGAGAGCTGGGCGGCCAGGCCGGTCAGCGCGGCGCCGCCGACCACCAGGGCCAGGTCGCGGGCCTGGGCGCCGTACCGGGTCGCGGCGCGCGGCAGCAGGTCGGCGAGGACGGGGACGGGTGCGGCGGTGGGCACGGCGGTGGCCATCGGGACTCCTCCGGTTCGGTGCGGTCGGAAACGATCACCACCGAACCTATGCACCGCCCGGCCCGGGGCCGAGGTCGTCCGTGACAAAACGTCACGCCCCCGGCTTGTCGGATCCGCACTGTGACGAAGAGCTCACGTAGGGAGTCCGTCACGCGGAGTGATCGGACGGTCCGGATGGCGGGCCTTCCTGGCATGTCCACCGGAGCTACCGAATAGTGGACGGGAATCTCCCCTATCCGAACAGTCTGGACCCCCCGCATGACGTCCCTCCCCCCGGCACCCACCCGGCAGCCGTCCGGCGCCACCGCGGCCACCGCGGCCACCGCGGCCGACGGCAAGCTGGCCCACGGCCTCAAGCCGCGCCACCTGTCGATGATCGCGCTCGGCGGCGTGATCGGCGCCGGGCTCTTCGTCGGCTCCGGCGCGGGCATCGCCGCCGCCGGACCGTCCATCGTGCTCGCCTTCGCGCTCTCCGGCGTGCTGGTGATGCTGGTGATGCGGATGCTGGGCGAGATGTCCGCCGCCCGGCCGGCCAGCGGCTCCTTCTCGGTGCACGCCGAGCGCGAGATCGGCCCGTGGGCCGGACTCACCGTGGGCTGGCTGTTCTGGACCCTGCTCTGCGTCGGCGTCGCCGCCGAGGCGATCGGCGCCGCCGGGATCATGGCCGGCTGGCTGCCGGGCGTGCCGTCCTGGGTCTGGGTCGCGATCTTCATGAGCTTCTTCTGCGCCACCAACCTGGCGGCGGTGAAGAACTTCGGCGAGTTCGAGTTCTGGTTCGCCGCGGTCAAGGTCACCGCGATCACCGCGTTCCTGGTGATCGGTGTCCTCGCCGTCACCGGCGTGCTGCCCGGCACCGACTCCCCCGGCACCGCCAACCTCACCGGCGACGGCGGCTTCTTCCCGCACGGCTCCTCCGGCCTGGTCACCGGCCTGCTCGCCTCCGTCTTCGCGTACGGCGGCCTGGAGACCGTCACCATCGCCGCCGCCGAGTCCGAGGACCCGCGCCGCAGCGTCGCCGGCGCCGTGCGCACCGCGATGTGGCGGATCGCCCTCTTCTACGTCGGCTCGATGGCGGTCATCGTCACCCTGGTGCCGTGGAACGACCCGTCGGTCGTCAAGCCCGGCCCGTACGTCGCCGTGCTGGACACCCTCGGCATCCCGGGCGCCGCGCAGGTGATGAACGTGGTGGTGCTGATCGCGCTGCTCTCCGCGATGAACGCCAACATCTACGGCTCCTCGCGGATGGCGTACTCGCTGGTCGCCCGCGGCCAGGGGCCGAAGGCGCTCGGCAAGGTCGGCGGCGGGGTGCCGCGGCGCGCGGTGCTCGCCTCCTCGGCGTTCGGCTTCGCGGCGGTGCTGTTCAGCTACTGGTGGCCGACCACGGTCTTCACCTGGCTGCTCAACATGGTCGGCGCGGCGGTGCTGGTGGTGTGGGCGTTCATCGCGGTGGCGCAGCTGCGGATGCGGCGGCGCCTCGAACGCGAGGCCCCCGAGAAGCTGACCGTCCGGATGTGGGCCTTCCCGTACCTCACCTGGGCCGCGCTGGCCGGCATCGTGGCGGTGCTGGTGCTGATGACCCTCGACGCCGACAACCGGATCCAGCTGTACTTCACCCTCGGCCTGACGGCCCTGCTGGCCCTCGTCGGCAAGCTCCGCCGCTAGCGGACCACGGAAGGGGCGCGAGGAACCGGAGGTTCCTCGCGCCCCTTCGTGCGTGCGGTGCGTTTGTGGTTACTCGAAGGACGGGCCCTTGGTGCGGGTCCGCTTGATCTCGTAGAAGCCCGGGGTGGACGCGACCAGGACGGTGCCGTCCCAGAGGCGGGCGGCGGCCTCGCCGCGCGGGGTGGGGGTGACGACCGGGCCGAAGAAGGCGACGCGGTCGCCTTCCGGGCCGTCGACGGCGATCACCGGGGTGCCGACGTCCTCGCCGACCAGGGTGATGCCCTCCTTGTGCGAGGCCCGCAGCGCCTCGTCGTAGGCGTCGGTGTCGGCGGCGTCGGCCAGCTCGGCCTCCAGGCCGGCCGCCTCCAGCGCGGCGACGATGGTCTCCCGGTTGTTCGGCAGGCCCTGGTTGTGGAAGCGGGTGCCGAGCTCGGTGTAGAGCGGGCCGAGCACCTTGTCCCCGTGCGCCTGCGCGGCGGCGATCAGCACCCGGACGGGGCCCCAGCCGGCCGCGAGCAGCTCCTTGTAACGCTCCGGCAGGTCCTCGCGGCCCTCGTTGAGCACCGACAGGCTCATCACGTGCCACTTGGTGTCGACGGGGCGCAGCTGCTCGACCTCGAGCATCCAGCGCGAGGTCATCCAGGCCCAGGGGCAGATCGGGTCGAACCAGAAGTCGGCGATCTTACGGGAGTCTGCAGTCGTCACGGACGGCGTCCTTCGGTCGGTGGTGTCACGGTCGGGGGCGCTTCCCCTCGGGTCTGCAACCGAACGCGCCGCCCGATGATTCCGGACAGTGCAATTACACCGTGGACGGGGCGTGAAAGGATGCCCCCGAAAGAGTTCCAGCAGAGCTCTCAGTACCAGGGGATCCGTACAAAGGAGTACCGCCGTGCCGGGCAAGAACCTGAGCCGAGAGGAAGCCCGCGAGCGGGCCGGGATCATCGGGGTGGAGCGCTACCGCGTCCACCTCGACGTGACGTCGGCGCCCGATCCGGAGAAGTCCACGTTCCTCTCCACCACCGAGATCGCCTTCCGTTCCTCCGCGCCGGGCGGCGCGACCTTCCTCGACCTGTTGGCGCCCTCGGTCCGTTCGGTCACCCTGAACGGCCGCGAGCTGGACCCGGCGCAGGTCTTCGACGGAACGCGCGTCCGGCTGGACGGGCTGGCCGAGCGGAACGAGCTGACCGTGGTGGCGGACTGCGCCTACAGCCGGACCGGCGAGGGGCTGCACCGCTTCGTCGACCCGGTGGACGGCGAGACGTACCTCTACACCCACTACGAGCCGGCCGACGCCCGGCGGGTGTTCGCCAACTTCGAGCAGCCCGACCTGAAGGCCCGTTACGTCTTCACGGTCACCGCGCCGGCCTCCTGGGACGTCTACAACAACGCGGTGCACACCGCCGTCGAGGCCGACGGCTCCGCCCGGACCTGGACGTTCGCCGAGACGCAGCCGATCTCCACGTACCTGACCGCCGTGGTGGCCGGCCCGTACCACGTGGTGCGCGACCACTACAGCCGCGAGCTGCCGGACGGCACGGTGCTGGAGATCCCGCTCGCCGCGACCTGCCGCAGGTCGCTGGCCCCGTACTTCGACGCGGACGAGATCCTCACCGTCACCAAGCAGGGCCTGGACTTCTTCCACGACGAGTTCGACTACCCGTACCCGTTCGGCAAGTACGACCAGTGCTTCGTGCCGGAGTACAACATCGGCGCGATGGAGAACCCGGGCTGCGTCACCTTCCGCGAGGAGTTCGTCTTCCGCTCGAAGGTCACCGACGCGGCGTACGAGGGCCGCGCCAACGTCATCCTGCACGAGATGGCGCACATGTGGTTCGGCGACCTGGTCACCATGAAGTGGTGGGACGACCTGTGGCTGAAGGAGTCGTTCGCCGACTTCATGGGCTCCTTCTCGCAGGTCGAGGCCACCCGGTACCGGTCGGCCTGGATCACCTTCGCCAACCAGCGCAAGGCGTGGGCGTACCGGCAGGACCAGTTCCCCACCACCCACCCGATCACCGCGGACATCCGCGACCTCGAGGACGCCAAGCTCAACTTCGACGGCATCACCTACGCCAAGGGCGCCTCGGTGCTCAAGCAGCTGGTGGCGTACGTCGGCCGGGACGCCTTCTTCGAGGGCGCCCGCCGCTACTTCAAGAAGCACGCCTTCGGGAACACCGTCCTGGACGACCTGCTGGACGTCCTGGAGGAGACCAGCGGCCGCGACCTCAAGACCTGGGCCGCCGCCTGGCTGCAGACCTCCGGCGTCAACTCGCTCACCCCGCAGCTGCTGACCGACGGCGAGGGCCGGATCACCGAGCTGGCGATCCTCCAGGACGGCGGCGAGCCGCGCCCGCACCGGGTGGCGATCGGCCTGTACGACCGCGCCGCCGACGGCGCGCTGGTCCGCAGCGACCGGATCGAGCTGGACGTCACCGGCGCCCGCACCGTGGTCGCCGAGGCCGCCGGCCGGCCCCGCCCGGCGCTCGTCCTGGTC from Kitasatospora terrestris includes the following:
- a CDS encoding ATP-dependent Clp protease proteolytic subunit, which encodes MNIPSLSGAKARLEDMRAEGRYIVPRFVERTSQGIREYDPYAKLFEERIIFLGSQVDDVSANDIMAQLICLESMDPDRDISLYINSPGGSFTALTAIYDTMQFVKPDIQTVCMGQAASAAAVILAAGTPGKRMALPNARVLIHQPYTETGRGQVSDLEIQANEIFRMRAQLEEMLAKHSNRPIEKVRDDIERDKILTAEESLEYGLVDQIISTRKTSLSD
- a CDS encoding ATP-dependent Clp protease proteolytic subunit, encoding MPGLMAPHAAAGDVLGGLGDQVYNRLLNERIIFLGQQVDDDIANKITAQLLLLAADPEKDIYLYINSPGGSISAGMAIYDTMQYIKNDVVTIAMGMAASMGQFLLTAGAKGKRFSLPNANILMHQPSAGLGGSATDIKIQAEQLLRTKKRMSELIAQHSGQSFDQITADSDRDRWFTPEEAKAYGLIDDIMHSAADVPGGGGTGAGLAG
- the tig gene encoding trigger factor, producing MKSAVETLNPTRVRLTVEVPFEELKPSLDAAYQKINQQVTVPGFRKGKIPNRVIDQRFGRGAVLEEAVNDALPRFYTQAVDEGKIDVLGQPDITNIEGVETLVDGGDLKFTAEVDVRPEITLPEFSEIEVVVDPIEVSDEDVEKSLQQLRERFSSVKDVERAAAEGDVVVVDLEAKVDGEVPEDGTATGVSYEIGSGRLLEGIDEAVVGLSAGESATFTTELKGGTQAGKSSEVTVTVTTVQEKELPELDDEFAQLASEFDTLEELRGDSRKRLERMKEFDQATQAQEKVLDELLTRVEMDYPEKLLKDEVETRKHNLEHHQLEPMGLTLDTYLASQDKTREAYDAETEEQAKKGIKTQFVLDSIVAKLELGVNQEELTEHLIRRAAGSGLTPDQFAQQVVQGGQVPLLVGEVARGKALAAVVESAKVTDTNGEVVTFEDDEDETETAVEASTEEAAAAEETTEA
- a CDS encoding LysM peptidoglycan-binding domain-containing M23 family metallopeptidase, whose protein sequence is MSANGKHRKPRLKTIVRIAIATGVAGAAVGLPVTAASAHGTGHAHEGHRAPAAAAAETPAVAATPAADTAPAAAASHDYSVVAGDTLSKIASAQHVDGGWEKLYQDNHSVIGSNPNLIYPGQKLTVGGAAAAAPAAAPAEQPKQQTAPKQQSAPKQTQQSTTTSTAKKATPKAATGSSTPASSAAASSNASGYVAPVSVHHTTAWHAAGSNWSSGYHTGIDFPVSTGTSLKAVAAGTVVSAGNGGAYGNEVIIKLADGKYAQYAHLSSISVSAGQSVSAGQQIGLSGATGNVTGPHLHFEIRSTPSYGSDIDPVAYLAAHGVSV
- a CDS encoding SpoIIE family protein phosphatase; the encoded protein is MAGSTQGDTPRTTATGPAGRAAREPVTARWRAKLYRVRVRLRRTGVDYFRGDGADWLAFTALALAVPLLVLANVLFPDWCPPTALVLPVLAGALLLRPGTLVLLYAAAAFGLIAESLIHTGEKVASERPESYVYGVTPGAALVVGAVGIAGLLVAQFRRRVGVPWRGGSTMLFDLRERIRVQSRVPDLPAGWHADMALRPAGGQSFSGDFVVATRTGSGRRVLEAVLADVSGKGMDAGSRALLLSGAFGGLLGSLPAHDFLPAANGYLLRQDWDEGFATAVHLVLDLDTGEYELLSAGHLPGMHRLAGAGRWEVKEAEGPLLGVYDGAKFEGVRGRLGPGDLLLLCTDGMVELPGRDLTEGMDRLMGESDRLVAAAAQTESARGGAATRLIDTVAKDVNDDRAVLLIWRQ
- a CDS encoding GNAT family N-acetyltransferase; translated protein: MTSHHPDLSVRPLAAEEWDGWFRVLELAFGGSEEEPQQRELWRELTEVDRALVVCDGDRPVGGCSAYSFRMAVPGGAVLPVAGVTMVGVLPTHRRRGALTALMRRQLDDVRGRGEALAVLTASEPPIYGRFGYGHATSRLGFTLPRGRVAVHQPAGPEVRLRLADPREALPACEELYAGLVPLRPGMLERRPGWEALAVLDAPGGRGGHSPQMCVLAEDPAGGRLLGYARYAIRPDSDDAGPAGVVRVDDVEATHPAVYARLWAYLLDLDLTSTVTVRTRPVDDPLVHLVSDPRRIVPKQRDGLFVRLVEVAAALEQRGYATPLDVVLEVTDGFCPWNAGRWRLSSAGPGAGASCVWTDSAADLRLDVRELGAAYLGGSTLAALARAGLVEEVREGALAEASRAFASDVAPWLPHGF
- a CDS encoding ribose-5-phosphate isomerase, producing the protein MRVYLGSDHAGYELKNHLAEWLKGAGHEPVDCGPHIYDAEDDYPPFCLRAAERTAADPEALGIVIGGSGNGEAIAANKVKGVRAALAWSEQTASLGREHNNANVISIGGRMHTVEEATKFVEIFLNTPYSGEPRHTRRIEMLSEYETTGELPPIPAHHPQG